Below is a genomic region from Helianthus annuus cultivar XRQ/B chromosome 2, HanXRQr2.0-SUNRISE, whole genome shotgun sequence.
gagaatacgtatttttgcGGTATTCTTTAAGTATCCTTTATACTTAATTTCATATTAATTATTCCagaatattttatttaattaggatttaatatatatttccaaattatatatatatatatatatatatatatatatattttaagggatgttacttagaaaaattatttataatttttcttcggcaaaaatatttgtaattTCTCGTAAgttcaaaaattaatatattttcaagtcttaacttagaaaatatatttaaactcatttttcttccaaaaatgataTGTTTCgtatttatttgagaaaatatatatttcacccaaaaatattgtatttcatgtttgtgTAAGAAGACATATATTTCTTAAAGATAATATATCTTCTAGAAATTccgagaaaaatatatatttcatacttgtcaaaaataatatatttttccttgtcgaaaatatgatatattcttgtagtaattgtaaaaatcatatttttgtttccttggtgtccaaaatattatttaccaaaatatactttgtGAATAAATTCAGGAATATTTTTGTAAGTCTTATTCCATagttcggtttcaccaatatttttGTGTAAATGTGTATATtcatttcttggaattttggtaatattttggattgtgaTTCTTGGTATTTTAATGTGTTATATTATTTCATTTCCTAAaaaaatataactaatacacaaaatatacaactaatcacacacatggtgtcttcgaaatatatatttcctaaatacatatttagtcactattatttatgaaaatcaacctccaataattatatttttgtaacaaaaatttatggcaaagtttTTGTAGGAAActcatggtttaaaatacacttgtaagtgtaggttaataaatatttttctaagtgtttatatttttagaaaattttgccaaagtttcccctaaaaatggaggtttccatgctttcaagcatatcaatttcttttgtaaaaatcaacacaatcaattcacaatcatcaacaaacaatctttacttaccaatttgccaaaaatcatgcattttctactacttcatgaacttgattatttgtaaaaatttgtagtaacttactagtgttatTAGTAAGCCTAGTTACCCTTTAAAAtatgattagttctttaaaaactttattctTAAAGaagttagatgtttacaacttcaaatCATATTtgctaaaaatatttctttatgcattcttcttgttacacaagtgtttctacacttgtttaaccattaaaaataagatttgtttgtgtaagaaccaagatttaataaaactcatatttctaacttggtttctttgaaaAACCATCCATAAATCTTTAGATCTATATGATTATtaacttactttgatcattacttttcaagaaatcaaagtattctttcaagttcatgaatcATGTGTGGATGATCTATCATCCTACAACATTtctactttctcatcttgctagaatatggttttaatcatgatctagcaacatcttatgatgatcaacatcatttctacaaacaatcaatgatcaacaagcataacaactcaTATTCATCAAGATTACTTCATTAAACAAGCTTATATTCATGTTTACTTCTTATGATCTTTAGTGTTTTTCAAGTTTTTGATTATGATTCTtctttaaccacttaaaataTAAGTAAACTAGCAAGATCAAGACTCTTACCACTAGCTtaaggctagggatgattcaagaggataaaagcaaacaagagaggtccttcaagcttCAAGGCctccaagcttcctaacttagCTTCTTACACCTCTATATCACCTTGGAATGTATGGAAGAAGGTTGAAAATGGAGGTGGTGTGGTGGTGTTGTGTGGCCGTGAGGTGAGGGTAGGAGAAGAAGAAGATGGGTGTTGGTGATATGTGTTGCAAATGAAAGTCTTGGTCTCATGGGTTAACTTATAATACTCCATCTCATAATCTTTCTATAGATTTTATGTTTAAAAAGAAGGAACACAATCCATATAATTAATCAAATAAAATCTTGGTGTGGGGCCCTTGTTGGCCGATTATAggttggggggggggtagtaGACTAGGTTCTAACTAGTTAGTTTGTAAAATAGTTAGAAATCAAGTATATGATTAGGGATTCGGTTACTAGATATTTTTATGATGTGTTATGGTGTTTGGGGATCATAACTATCTTGGTAAttttaaaacagtgcttctagtgtaaatttgatgtttcgggtagtgtccggtttttcggttggttactggttcgttaaggtgctaaaccttgcagtttagtgtgctttatgtatctttttgtgacacttttgattcccgacacttaggaaagtattcaggACCATTTTACCATTTTTCTGCATAATATTAGTGTGTTaatttgctgaattcagcacttagggtgagttttaggcactttccggcacttagactatcactaggaagacagctttatgatccttactttcctacataCTACATTAGTGTAGTACCtagtttctggctcattctgtgtcttaatgcactgtctgtctatgtggTGAGTTCTGTCAACATTTTCCTAATTTATCATATAACTATGCTAACTGTACTTAAGGCATTATTTAAGGCAATACAGTTTTCATGCAGTAATGATATGACATTAAACAATGTATGATACACACGTATGTATAAGACAGTAATAAGAAAGCAGTTAATTTAAATtatgcacagtcattaagcactaaccatgattaattaattgtactGATACCTAGATTTTTGATAGTTGTCACATACGTGGAGACTCAAGCCACCTATGCCCTAGACTAGCCCTCCGTGCTACGCGAAGGGATTATGCCAATTCGTTCGCGCGACGTCACGAGGTAATTTGTGCCTATATAAGGGACACACATGGGTGACGGGCAGTCCGTAGGACGACCCTTAAATGGTAAAAACGGTAGCTAAATCCCGCATTTAATCAAGTAATTGTCTAGGAATAGATGACTACGGTTGCTTGTGTTTCAAGTATGTTCGGGGCTTAAAAAGGAGTGGAATTGCAACTTTGGAAATCACCTGGTTGGATTGAAGTTGCATGTGTGTAATTGAAGAACAAGATAGAAGAGCCcagagtccaccgtaaattacggtgggtacCGTAATCTACGTTAGACCCCAGAATGAAATctccaccgtaaggcagtagagGATGAACGTAAGAGTTTTTGGACCACCATAATTTACGGTGGCTTGCGTAAATTATGGTGGAGCCCAGCCAGAAATGTAACTCCCTTTTTTATTGACAATTAGTGGTGCCTTTTCATTATTCCAATGATTGAGTGCATTTTGGGAGCAACTTTGAGCGAAAATTCGGTTTACGTTTTTAATTTATATGAAACAATAATCTTGATACAATTTCAGAGGATCTTTGCAATGTTTGTTTAGTTTGTTATGGTGTTTGGAAGATCGTTGTAAAGTGTTAATTTGTGTTTCATCATAGTCTAAACCATACATTCTTGGTACctttggcaatcgagatatcatgggagggattagggttagatATTAGTTAATTAGTCATCgagtaacaacctcgcgttctaggaatctgagtacttagttccctttcattaCAAACGTTTCGCCAAAAatgagccatgtctatgtggttctttctagttgaGCATGAACATGAGTGTCGCTTAAAACCTGAAACTTGGGATGATCGCTACCTTCGTAATTTGTTTTCAAAACACAACTTTTATTTGAAATCAAATTTAGATCAATTTAGATAATTAAAATCAATCAACCAAAAATTCTGAAGTTTACTTTTTGCACTTAGTTTAATTTAGTCATTTAGAAAAGCTACATAGATAATAcatttccacaaactccctgtgttcgatacccacttaccactagctaattagttgtaattggattaaatttgagtGAGACttcgacatcacgtcaaattttggcgccgtgcCAGGGAGTAGTGTGCAACGTGTGTTATCTTTTGTAGTTTTAGTTTCTTATCTTTTTTCGGGTTTATGCTGGTTGtggtttagtgtgcaggtattgacAGGTGCATACATACGAGAGGCACTCACAAGCTATCACCACTAgcatttgatccggaaattgagcgAACTTTGCGACGAACCAGAGTCCTTCTTCGAGAAAACAAAGTTATTGGTTCACCTACTACACCAAATAATACAATGGAACCACCACCACCTACTACGGGTCAAACAACACCATCCACACCTCCACCAGTTTCTACTACCAATCCTACACCAATACATGAGCTTAAACCAACTAACCCCACATTACATACAAGTACCCAAACCGAACATACATTTAGCTACCACCCTTCATCAACCGTTCCACCCTTTTCATCTTTCTTCCCAACCTCTGGCCAATCACCCTCTTCTCAACAAATACCACCACCTCAATTTCAACCAAATTCATCCATAGTCCATACTACTTCTACATTCCAACCACCATTACAACCGGGTTTGCAATATCAACAACCTCAATTTTTGCAAACTATAGGAGCTAGAAGAGATGGATATGATGATGGTTATGAGGAAGAGTTTGCGGGATACGAGGAGGAAggatatgttcaagggcaaagaaCGCAAGGATTTGTTagacctcaacaacaacaagtcATGCAACAAATTGTGCCACAACAATTACCACAACAAGGGCTACAATTTCAAAGGCAAAttcctcaacaacaacaacaaatgggTCAAATGTTTCAACCACGACCTCAACAATTTGCACCGCAAAGACCGGTCCAAAGACCAATGGGTCCACCACATCCAAGTGTTCGATTGGGTGTACCAAGAAGAAATAATCGGGAGGCAGTGAGGGGTATTGAAGCACACTTTAGACCGATTATCACCAACAATCCTTCACTGGTAGTTATTCCTCAAAATCAACAAGGGATGGCGTTAGAAGTTAGAACAAATTCTCTCCAAAGTTTGCCAAAGTACAAGGGGTTAGCAATGGAAGAACCTTATTTTCACTTGGAGGCTATGATTCTATATGCAACACTATCGGTGGGCTAGGATTCTCATTGGATGAAGTTAAGTTGGTATCGTTTCAATTCTCGTTAGAAGATAAGGCGAAGAGATGGTTTTACACTTTACCATCGGCTTCGATTTACACATGGGCGAAGATGCAACAAAGGTTCTTAGAAGAATTTTTCACGgcccaaaagaccaacgatgcaaggagtttgagaagcttccaacaacaacaaggTGAAATGTTTCATGAATTCTAAAGATGCTCATGAGGGGCTGAATTCTAAAGATGTGGGAATTGTTCAATGCATTTCATGAGGGGCTGAATTCTAAAGATGCTCGTGATTTAATGTCCATCACAAATGGTACATTCGGTACCAATTACGAGCAAGACGATTGGGTATTTTTGGAGCAAATGGCGGTCACATCAAAAAGAAAGGCTCAATCATCTAGGAGAGGGAAACCGGTCATTACGAGAACCCAAGTGCATGCAGCGGAGGATGGTAATGTGCAAACTACAAATCAAATTTATGATTTTTGTGCAATTTGCAATGAGTTGGGTCATGCCGATGAAAATTTCCTAAGAGGTgaagggcaatatgaagaagtGAATGCTATTCAAGGCTAAGGGGGCggtggtagaaattacaacaTGAACTCGAACACATATCACCCCGGGTTACGAAACCATCCAAATTTTTGATACGGAAATCCATCAAACCAAGCGAATCCGAACATCCAAGGAAATCAAAGAAACTTTGTTCCTCACCAACCGTTCAACCACGGTGCTTATCGAGGCGGGGACAATCAAGGATTccaaaggcaatatcaaacgggtaATGAACACGGTGGGTCTTCGGGTCAAAGCTTTTCTGGTGGAAATGAAGTCATGGAAATGTTGAAGGCGATACAATTGGAGATGCAAAAGAGGAACCAAATGGATGACGCCCGCATTCAAAAAGACGAAATCTGAGATAAAGCAATTCAATCTTTgaccacccaaatgggtcaacttgcaaccAAAGTGGCGGATTTGAAAAAAGGGAAAGGTCAATTGCCAAGCGACATTAATGTAAACCCTTCTCATAGTTCATCACATAATACTAACCTTAATCatgtaagtgttttgagaagtggtaAAGGGTACAAAACCAACCCATCACCGGGtttggttgatggggtggttgaggatattATGGGTATAGAGAGTGAGGAAGAGAATGACACACCCataaatttttctaaaaaaaccAATTTTGAAAAACGGTAACAAATGAAGAAGTAAAAGATAAAAACAAGGAAGGGGGACAGAGTCAAGTTCCATTTCCTTTGGCTTTAATCGACCCGAGTAAAAagaactttttttcaaaaaagggtcctcaaaaagaggaaatgtgggaagtgttcaaacaagttaaaattaatcTCCCATTACTCGAAGTGATAAAACAAGTACTCGCTTATGCCAAATTTTTAAAAGAACTATCTACTCAAAAGAGGAAACAAAAAGTGCCTAAACGGGTTGATTTAACGGAATGGGTAAGTGCGGTATTAAAAGGGGATCTTCCTCCTAAGCTCTAAGATCCGAGAACGCCTCTAATAAATATTCAAGTTTGAAATGTTCAATTCGAGGGCGTTGCTAGATCTCGGAGTTGGAGTTAGAATTTTACCAGgggtttatatgaccaatatgattttgctCTATTGAAGCGGGTTAAGACAACGGATGTTTTAGCTGATTTGTCCCATAAGCTTCCCCGAGGGATTGTGTGGGATGTCATAGTAAaagttgatgaattttattatcctGTTGATTTTCAAGTCCTAGATTACTCATCCGCTGACCtaattcaacaacaaaatgttattttgggcCAGCCATTTTTGAACACCGCTCATGACGTAATTGAATGTCGATATGGTACGGTaaacatgacattcggtaatagaaaGACGAGACTGAATGTTTTTATTAATGTTTCTAACTCTTTGGGTGGTGATGAGTTTTTTATGGCAGATTTAGTCGACAGGTGCAACCCGCACGAGTATGAGGAAGATACTTTGGAGACGTGTGtttgtgatttttctgaacaggtacacaCATGTGCTTTGAGGATGGAGGAGCAAAAACAAGAGCCTCTAGCGGTCAAAGAGGGGCGACCACCCTGGACCCACCAAATCGAAAGTTTACCGGTGGAGATAAATTCGGATACAAAGCCCTCATTTGAGTGTCGACCACTAGTGGAGTTGAAAGAATTGCTGAGTCATCTAAAGTATGCATTTTTGGGGGacaatgacactttaccggtgatcattgcttccaaTTTGGAGGCGGCTCAAGAGGATGGGTTGTTGAGAGTGTTGAAGGCTCACAAGGCGGCTATAGGGTGGATGATAGCCGATTTGAAAGGTATTAGTCCATCCATAGTCATGCACAAGATTATCACTACCGAGGATGCAAAACCAACCCACGAGACTTGGGGGAAATCGTGAAAAAGGAGGTAATAAAAAGGTTGGATGCGGGGATTATTTATCCTATCTCAGATAGTGCATGGGTGAGTCCTACACAGGTAGTGTCGAAAAAAGCCGGCATTCAGGTAATTAAAGATGAACaaggtgaacaaattgccacccgaccgatCATCGGGTGGCAAGTGTGTATAGATTACCGTAAATTAAATGCCGCTACCTCCAAAGACCATTTCATGTTACCGTTTATTGAGCAAATTATAGAAaaactttccggtcaaaaatattattgctttTTAGATGGGTATTCAGGATATAACCAAATTGCAAtccacccggatgaccaacacaaaaCCAATTTTACATGTCCGTATGGCACTTTTGCTTTTTGACGAATATGATTCGGATTATCTAATGCCCCGACCACTtttcaacgatgtatgatgagcaTTTTTTCTGACATGGTCGGGGAATCACTTGAAgtattcatggatgacttttccattttTGGCCCAAATTTTGAGTCTTGTCTCGACgagttagaaaaagttttaaaaagatgtgtCAAGACAAATTTGGTTCTAAGTTGGGaaaaaagtcatttcatggtacAAGAGGGTATTGTGTTGGGTCATGTAATTTCTGACCGGGGGGATGGAGGTAGACATTGCAAAAATACGGGTTATTTCATCTTTGCCTCCACCGAAAAATGTCATGGGGGTAAGATCATTTTTGGGACATGTTGGTTTTTACCGACGATTTATTAAAGGTTTTATTGTAATTACCAaacctttatgtaatttgttattaaaagatgttcctTTTGATTTTACTAATGAATGTTTGTAAGCGTTTAACgttttgaaggaacagttggtgaaaGCTCCTATCCTGCAACCGCCGGATTGGTCAAAGACGTTTGAGATCATGTGTGATGCTAGTGATACGACTATTGGAGCCGTTTTGGGTCAAAGGCTTGATAAAAAGCCGGTGGTGATTTATTATGCAAGCAAGACGTTATCCGAGGCAcaactgaattacaccacaaCTGAAAAGATATTTGTAGGATCGAGATTCGACCTAaagagtcgatcagaagagttctcggatcaaatcagaggcggaatacagAGATTTGATCTTTGTTCAGCTTGATTCACACTAGaaatcactttaactgtcttgtatattgatttgaaaTCTTTTACAGGTCactcgacacttcggcagcacctcagcTCCAGAATCACAAAGTTACAAATAAAAGACATGAGCTCACTATATATAGGCAGGCTAGTCCATATGAACTGGATATTGCCACTTCATGTGAAGTGGCCACTTCACATGAACTGGACACTACCACTTCATACGAACTGGCATTTCGCCACTTCACATGAACTGGAACTGCCAGTTCGTGTGAACTGGTCCAACAACCCTAAAAACCAATTTTCTCGGCTATTGAGCTctgatctatcctatctagacacacgactcgatacaagacgaagtcaacagacatatgcaccaacagactcccccttggatgttgacgagtcttcggCACACTGGTCTTCAGTCTCGATCAGTCTTTTTGTCTCTTTTCCAAAGTATCTGACACTGTAAGCTTCCATAcatctttctcttcttctctttctctttcatGACCACAACCTGGTTTTCCAAATTTTACTCCAAGATTTGAATATGGCTCTACACAGGTTCAAAACGTCTCCTGGCTCTCCGTAGCTACAGGATCTGAAACCTGGCTTTTTCATATTTAGACCCCCCCTTTCaatcagctgggatcgcagtctggaattttCTTGCACATActctacccaaaagtaaattAACAATTTTTAAGAATTTAACAATTTAGAATTCACTTGGTAGAGATCGCTTGTAAGATCATATCACAAACACAATTAGTTATGATCTCTGTTAAACCACTTGTCTTTATAACCATCAAAAATTTGGTctcaaattaatgaaccatttaaacatttcaaaatcatttcacacaaactctcccaaacctgctgttcatcatgtttaacacttgaaattttgaaaatcaacttttcaacatcagttgtcgaaaatctttttgaatttttcaaaatattaagctaaaacacaatctttttggattttgttctAAATGGAAAGcagtaaaaaaatatttacagacaatatttttgtgagtttgtgtaagaggatcatatcagttttaacAAATCACTATCAccattgagctttaaacactttaagttctaaacgattcacttagattgtcagcaTACTGATcgatttaaattttcacacaaacttcaattgtttcgagatacgagatttagtgttttaagggACTTAACCTTATTCGCGTgttccacctcagaatatactcccgtatccagacttctatattcagtcttacaggtgaatgtacactaatgatatctgtaaggggttaaatgcgagaccatgagagctcaggctattgcttccgcataatcagagagatgatggttcgactttaggtgtgtccccctTGGGGATCTTCttttcaacaacacatgattagcatttttcaatgtttcatcattttttatgctgagggtgggctttaagattaaagcaatgcaaagtattatacgaggactaggttATTGCTCCCGcaaatcagaagtccaggtataataccccagatatcatcacgcacaaagacctagtatgtcagaaatagaaagcccttcaaacaagatttcgggggttacccatatatccgagagatgatccccacgaaataagtaagcaatgatatttaagtttatatctcgaaaacaatctactaagcgtgcgaaaacctactggcatatcatcagtgagaccgtttatcacattttaactttccaattctttaaagtactgtgattgtctactgatgtactatcatttcctctttttcacaacaaaactcatttttgatttttcgatgtttttggccttttagattttatcatgtttttgtatttttcaaattttcaaaatttctaaatttttctaCTCACcctaaaaccaaaaatatgtttcaattttcgATTTTAcggaaaaatttgaaagaaacatCAGTAAACTGTACAAAGTaaactgacaaactgatgtgaattgcttcaaatcgccatcctCTTAGCATAAAcagtcagaactccccctgacaacaaactattttcccacaaagatttcaaaacacttaagtttgttttaatcaaaatggtttttcaagaaatttgttttgttggggtttcatcacattgttctttcaaccacttgtaaaattttaacacttgaaggtttttcacaaaaacattttccACTTgtaagaaagatgtcgattcatgctccacgattacctaCTTGGGAGCTCCGGTAAGTCAGAATTTTAAGTAGAGAATGCTGTCACCCAAGTCTGACCAGTCTTGGGTGATTCCGAATTCTTTTCACTCGGTGGGTAACTCCACCTCTttgattcataaaattcttttgCTCCTTTTACCTTTCCGTcgaccatctttccaaaaatatatttcacatttccattaaaagccttttcagcatcaaattcttttttaccAGGGAAGAATTGATCTGAGATCTCAATCTTTCCaactttcaacttcaagttttcttttgacaatggtggaaagttttcatCGTTCATTTCTGGAACAGAATTCTCATCATTTTTCACAACAAAAGACTCCcttgactttgacgagtcagattcattgtcagaactagtttcagatttaacaacccatttttgtttgttcaAATCGACTCTTCTTTGGTAAAAACGtttcgaactttcaccaacttcGAAAGTCGAATTTTTGAACACTTTACAATTTTCAATTTGTGGTTTTGTTTTATCAACATATTTCTTTTTTAAATCTGAATTAGAAGTAACTCCCTGTTTTGTATAAGTAGATTTCGAacaattccaagcaatgtgtccaattttttggcatttgaaacaggttcttcgtTCAACTCTCTTCTCAGATTCCTTCACCATGTTCTTttttctttcagcaagaaactctttgtttgtctgtctccagaatggtttcttctcttcttctactgaacttgtacctgaaacaaatttagtttttggtttataagttttctcatttttatgattttctggggAAATGAAACCCAATCCcatctttttgaaattaccgttatggtttggtttgttttgataacctaaactagaactgtaaccctttttcttgtttaacctttgttgaactcttgaggtgtaaggtttaggtttctCAGCAAGATTTAcaccttttatttcagaaatattaatttctgttagttggaaaaccttgttaatcatttcagttttaacacctcttattggaaattcctcatcagaaaataatttgtcggaatcattcaaagtatatgctactttgaacaTTTCATCATTCGAATTATTTTTTGATAgaagaaattctttattgtaaacccgtttgactggtgaactcggactcttgtctgatgaattcgaactttcagatttagactccgactttgactcttcatcaatatccaacacctgatcgaccactttctttaataactcagaATCACGATTAGTGTCaaacgctgtgaatgtgacatcaatgttgtctggtaattcatcaatggtttcagactttaactttatgtTGACTGCCTTTTTTAATCATTCCTCATTTGGTTTTATGGGAGAACAACTTTCCCagatcggaggtggacacttgttatacttgacactttgtttcttaccagtatcctcttccgtcttcttatcttgaaaagcttcaagacctgcaatagtaggataaactctgtcaatcaaataatcacaagttgtataaCTCAACAGCAATCGTTTGATTCTTTCAGTTTCAATCTTTTCGAGTTCCAAATCCTGCTTCAGCTTtgcacagtcttcaatatactcattgatgaccCTCTGCTTAGtcattaatgttgaactcatcatTGTTTGAGCAGCTCCCATTTCTAGGTTTGTCTTGTTCAAATTGTCAaccgttctgttcaacacatcatatgattctttcacatacttcacatcaaacaacaatttttctttcaactcttctaGCTCACTATTcttcttgtctttttcttcacactgtttgcaaggttccaaacatttcaaacaaggttttgtgacctcaacaatcttttcaacttcgacaatcttttcaacttcaacaattttttcaactattttctccacttcaacaattttctccaccACCTTCCCAATCATTGGTTCTTCATCAAATTCTACTTTTACCTCACACTCTTCATCTTCGACCTTTTCTGTcgaattttcttcaacttttgctttTTCATCTTCCATTTTTGCCTTTTCTTCAGCAATTCTTCTTGCTTCCAACTATTTCTTCATTCTAGCAACCTTCTTCTTATTGAACATCTCGATCTTAtatgcaaaaaacaaattaaaactgaaTGAGTCTAAATTTTTTCTAGCATTATTAATgtattcttcctcatcatcagtgtCTTCATCACTTTCAGATGATCTGAAAATCTTCGTTCTTTTTGGTTTAGATTTGACTACTTCTTCTTCCAAGATTTGAGCAACAAAGACTTTATTCTTTAAGTACTCTAtatttggaatgtatttatcccagctaaatccctctggtaaactttcatcatcttgatctaccAAACAAGCTTTCTTCTGTCCATCTTCAATGGCACGAGATGATGAAGGTTGTGAAGCAATCTGATGATAAATTGATTTTcgatgataatcgttgtttccaaatgGATCTTGTCTTCCGATAGCTTCTTTGTttttacactctcgtttaaaTTGCCCATTTTCtcggcaacgaaaacaagtaacttttgatttatcaaaCTCTAAACTCTAACGGAGATGTAGCaacatcacgaagatcatctctaccGGTGATTTGTGTaaatttttctgctcttcttacagcactggctaaacaccacttgatatccatcaactcaagttcttcagcatcaatctggtcataatcttctttagTAAGCATCGGATTGCCGATTCTTCCAGCAACTAAACTTTCACAAGACTCTAGCATAGtaacaagtgatgccatgtgttgctttgccatTTCTGGAGagagattttgaccattttgaatattcaatgtaacattgcattgcagatttgttgaatt
It encodes:
- the LOC110888389 gene encoding probable serine/threonine-protein kinase DDB_G0281745; the protein is MEPPPPTTGQTTPSTPPPVSTTNPTPIHELKPTNPTLHTSTQTEHTFSYHPSSTVPPFSSFFPTSGQSPSSQQIPPPQFQPNSSIVHTTSTFQPPLQPGLQYQQPQFLQTIGARRDGYDDGYEEEFAGYEEEGYVQGQRTQGFVRPQQQQVMQQIVPQQLPQQGLQFQRQIPQQQQQMGQMFQPRPQQFAPQRPVQRPMGPPHPSVRLGVPRRNNREAVRGIEAHFRPIITNNPSLVVIPQNQQGMALEVRTNSLQSLPKYKGLAMEEPYFHLEAMILYATLSVG